A region from the Aeromicrobium choanae genome encodes:
- a CDS encoding inositol monophosphatase family protein: MANPYLDDLRLAHVLADSADNLSMDRFGALDLEVSTKPDMTYVTESDRAVEDAIRRTLKTSRGRDIVLGEESGEVEGTAENADRRWIIDPIDGTSNFVRGVPVWATLIALEEAGEVVVGCVSAPAIGRRWWAMKGDGAHTGKSFRQTRPIHVSGVRELTAASLSYSSAPSWGQIGRQGEFDALLRQCWRTRAYGDFWSYMMVAEGAVDIAAEPELNVWDMAALDIIVREAGGQFTSLAGEPGPWGANAVATNGRLHDAVMAYLGHFPDDEPSWPDEPEDGDGEQLADNVTRLRFTRDD, translated from the coding sequence ATGGCCAACCCGTACCTGGACGACCTGCGCCTGGCCCACGTCCTGGCCGACTCCGCCGACAACCTGAGCATGGACCGCTTCGGCGCCCTCGACCTCGAGGTCTCCACGAAGCCCGACATGACCTACGTGACGGAGTCGGACCGCGCGGTCGAGGACGCGATCCGCCGCACGCTCAAGACCTCGCGCGGACGCGACATCGTCCTCGGCGAGGAGTCCGGCGAGGTCGAGGGCACGGCGGAGAACGCCGACCGGCGCTGGATCATCGACCCGATCGACGGCACCTCGAACTTCGTCCGCGGCGTCCCCGTGTGGGCCACGCTCATCGCCCTCGAGGAGGCCGGCGAGGTCGTCGTCGGCTGCGTGTCGGCACCCGCGATCGGCCGCCGCTGGTGGGCCATGAAGGGCGACGGCGCCCACACCGGCAAGTCCTTCCGCCAGACCCGGCCCATCCACGTGTCCGGGGTCCGCGAGCTGACCGCCGCGTCGCTGTCGTACTCGTCGGCCCCCAGCTGGGGCCAGATCGGGCGCCAGGGCGAGTTCGACGCCCTGCTGCGCCAGTGCTGGCGCACGCGCGCCTACGGCGACTTCTGGTCGTACATGATGGTCGCCGAGGGCGCCGTCGACATTGCCGCCGAGCCCGAGCTGAACGTCTGGGACATGGCGGCGCTCGACATCATCGTGCGCGAGGCCGGCGGCCAGTTCACGAGCCTCGCCGGCGAGCCGGGGCCGTGGGGCGCCAACGCGGTGGCCACGAACGGACGCCTGCACGATGCGGTGATGGCCTACCTCGGACACTTCCCCGACGACGAGCCCTCGTGGCCCGACGAGCCCGAGGACGGCGACGGCGAGCAGCTCGCCGACAACGTCACGCGACTGCGCTTCACCCGCGACGACTGA
- the aroA gene encoding 3-phosphoshikimate 1-carboxyvinyltransferase — protein sequence MDWNAPHPSAAVDADVLLPGSKSQTNRALVLAALADGPSTVHLPLAARDTELMADALVSLGARVERGPQSWSVTPIEPVGSAEVDCGLAGTVMRFVPPVAALGTGPARFDGDPRARERPMATTISSLRDLGVRVDDDGRGSLPFTVHGSSSVRGGDLTVDASASSQFVSALLLVAPRFTEGLDLRHEGGSLPSLPHVAMTVTELRRRGVVVDEAPGRWHVRPGPVKALDVTIEPDLSNAGPFVAAALATGGRVRVRNWPEHTDQAGDAWRDLAAAFGGRTDRDGSDLVVTGPERLAGVDLDLHDVGELTPVVAALAALAEGPSRLAGIGHLRGHETDRLAALATEINRLGGSVQEQPDGLTIAPAPLHGGRFETYDDHRMAHAAAVIGLRVPGVVVENIGTTAKTYPGFADDWGRLVP from the coding sequence ATGGACTGGAACGCTCCCCATCCCTCGGCGGCCGTCGACGCCGACGTCCTGCTGCCGGGGTCCAAGTCCCAGACCAACCGAGCCCTCGTGCTGGCGGCCCTCGCCGACGGGCCCTCCACCGTTCACCTGCCGCTCGCCGCCCGTGACACCGAGCTGATGGCCGACGCGCTCGTGTCGCTCGGAGCGCGGGTCGAACGTGGACCGCAGTCCTGGTCGGTCACCCCGATCGAGCCGGTCGGATCGGCCGAGGTCGACTGCGGCCTGGCGGGCACGGTCATGCGCTTCGTGCCTCCCGTCGCGGCTCTCGGCACGGGGCCGGCACGGTTCGACGGCGACCCGCGCGCCCGTGAACGGCCGATGGCCACCACCATCTCGAGCCTGCGCGACCTCGGCGTGCGCGTGGACGACGACGGGAGGGGCAGCCTGCCGTTCACGGTCCACGGGTCCTCCAGCGTCCGCGGCGGCGACCTCACGGTCGACGCCTCCGCGTCCAGCCAGTTCGTCTCGGCGCTGCTGCTCGTCGCTCCCCGCTTCACCGAGGGACTCGACCTGCGCCACGAGGGCGGCTCGCTGCCGTCGCTGCCGCACGTCGCGATGACCGTCACCGAGCTGCGCCGCCGCGGCGTGGTCGTCGACGAGGCACCGGGACGATGGCACGTCAGGCCCGGACCCGTGAAGGCGCTCGACGTCACGATCGAGCCGGACCTGTCGAACGCCGGCCCGTTCGTCGCGGCCGCGCTCGCCACGGGCGGCCGGGTGCGCGTGCGGAACTGGCCCGAGCACACCGACCAGGCCGGCGACGCCTGGCGCGATCTCGCCGCGGCCTTCGGAGGGCGCACCGATCGCGACGGCAGCGACCTCGTCGTCACCGGCCCCGAGCGCCTCGCCGGGGTCGACCTCGACCTGCACGACGTCGGCGAGCTGACCCCCGTGGTGGCGGCGCTGGCCGCGCTCGCCGAGGGCCCCAGCCGGCTCGCGGGGATCGGCCACCTGCGCGGTCACGAGACCGATCGCCTCGCCGCGCTGGCCACCGAGATCAACCGCCTCGGCGGCTCCGTGCAGGAGCAGCCCGACGGCCTCACCATCGCGCCCGCTCCCCTGCACGGTGGGCGCTTCGAGACCTACGACGACCACCGCATGGCCCACGCCGCCGCCGTGATCGGCCTGCGGGTGCCCGGGGTCGTCGTGGAGAACATCGGCACCACCGCCAAGACCTACCCCGGGTTCGCCGACGACTGGGGACGGTTGGTGCCGTGA
- the rsgA gene encoding ribosome small subunit-dependent GTPase A, whose amino-acid sequence MRDEDAQYERPRRRTRPRTKDRPDYSDAVVAVVTTVDRGRYTLLFDEGTVVTAMKSRPLGRQGVVVGDEVRVVGDVSGQPGSLARIVEVRDRRTVLRRSADDDDPIERVVVANADQLVIVTALADPPPRPGLIDRCLVAAYDAGMDPAVCLTKVDLAPADEIVAQLEPLEVRTVTTRQDGDLEPLRDLLRDRTSVLIGHSGVGKSTLVNALVPDAHRTTSHVNEVTGRGRHTSTSAMILPLPFGGRIVDTPGFRSFGLAHVDIERILRAFADLNTAARDCPRGCTHLAGEPECALDVAAANGEIDPARLQSFRRIMASRSLADEY is encoded by the coding sequence GTGAGGGACGAGGACGCCCAGTACGAGCGCCCGCGTCGGCGCACCCGTCCACGCACGAAGGACCGGCCCGACTACTCCGACGCGGTCGTGGCCGTCGTCACCACGGTCGATCGCGGCCGCTACACCCTGCTCTTCGACGAGGGCACGGTCGTCACGGCGATGAAGTCGCGGCCGCTCGGACGCCAGGGTGTCGTGGTGGGCGACGAGGTGCGCGTGGTGGGCGACGTCTCGGGCCAGCCGGGCAGCCTCGCCCGGATCGTGGAGGTGCGCGACCGCCGCACGGTGCTGCGCCGCAGCGCCGACGACGACGACCCGATCGAGCGTGTCGTCGTCGCCAACGCCGACCAGCTGGTGATCGTCACCGCGCTGGCCGACCCGCCGCCGCGACCGGGCCTGATCGATCGTTGCCTCGTCGCGGCCTACGACGCCGGAATGGACCCGGCCGTGTGCCTCACGAAGGTCGACCTCGCGCCGGCCGACGAGATCGTCGCCCAGCTCGAGCCCTTGGAAGTGCGCACCGTGACGACCCGCCAGGACGGCGACCTGGAGCCGCTGCGCGACCTGCTGCGCGACCGCACCAGCGTGCTGATCGGCCACAGCGGGGTGGGCAAGTCCACCCTCGTCAATGCCCTCGTGCCCGACGCGCACCGCACCACCAGCCACGTCAACGAGGTCACGGGCCGCGGCCGCCACACGTCGACCTCGGCGATGATCCTCCCGCTGCCCTTCGGCGGCCGGATCGTCGACACCCCCGGGTTCCGCTCGTTCGGCCTGGCCCACGTGGACATCGAGCGGATCCTGCGCGCCTTCGCCGACCTCAACACCGCGGCACGCGACTGCCCCCGGGGCTGCACGCACCTGGCCGGCGAGCCCGAGTGCGCCCTCGACGTGGCCGCCGCGAACGGCGAGATCGACCCGGCGCGGCTCCAGTCGTTCCGGCGCATCATGGCCAGCCGCTCACTCGCTGACGAGTACTGA
- a CDS encoding DoxX family protein has protein sequence MTLLRAVARPMLASMFISGGVMALRKPGALAHKAQPVADVLRKVAPQANLSPTNLIRLNSAVHVAAGAALATGHLPRTSALVLAATMPATTVAGHPFWNESDPVARKNQFTHFMKNVSLTGGLLLSTLDPDPHKPWLGRRARNTAVAAKDTIVDQLDDLRG, from the coding sequence ATGACTCTCCTGCGCGCGGTGGCCCGTCCGATGCTCGCCTCGATGTTCATCTCCGGCGGGGTGATGGCGCTGCGCAAGCCCGGCGCGCTCGCCCACAAGGCCCAGCCCGTGGCCGACGTGCTGCGCAAGGTCGCGCCCCAGGCGAACCTCTCGCCCACCAACCTCATCCGGCTGAACTCCGCGGTGCACGTGGCCGCGGGTGCCGCGCTGGCCACCGGCCACCTCCCCCGCACCTCCGCGCTCGTGCTGGCCGCCACGATGCCCGCCACCACGGTGGCCGGGCACCCGTTCTGGAACGAGTCCGACCCCGTCGCCCGCAAGAACCAGTTCACGCACTTCATGAAGAACGTGTCGCTCACCGGCGGCCTGCTGCTGTCGACCCTCGACCCGGATCCGCACAAGCCGTGGCTCGGCCGGCGTGCGAGGAACACCGCCGTCGCCGCCAAGGACACGATCGTCGACCAGCTCGACGACCTGCGGGGATGA